One stretch of Erythrolamprus reginae isolate rEryReg1 chromosome 7, rEryReg1.hap1, whole genome shotgun sequence DNA includes these proteins:
- the LOC139169918 gene encoding tigger transposable element-derived protein 1-like — protein MVTPRNKRLMKMEAALSVWVEDCRKKSIALDTNTIRTKAQQLYNRLEDADGGDPGEGADDPEDPQPSTSSASSASAPATFTASKGWFDKFQRRYGLKSVSLHGEAASADTGAAENFVQRTFKDLIAEGGYLPEQVFNMDETGLFWKRMPSRTFLMQDEAKAPGFKAMKDQVTLIMCGNAAGFLMKPGLIYKSRNPRALKNRNKNSLPVYWMHNPKAWITKPLTRDWFHQCFIPQVQVYLAGKGLDFKVLLLMDNAGGHDHLEHERDGVQVEFLPPNTTSLIQPMDQGVIRAFKALYTHNSLASIVEAMEADQNFTLKAYWRQYTIASCLKNIQSALTDMKTQTMNACWKKLWPEVVHAHRGFAPEEIQDAAVQNSVKLAQAVGGEGFVDMTPEEVNGLLDEHGLPLTDKDLEELTRSASEEEEGAEEAEEEEDVGLTLERLAEVNRAAANLQRMVELWDPHMTRSLQFKASLDNTIAPYRAMLAKEKKKRQQLPITMFVTKTARSVTPSPAASIVDMVIEEDPDLS, from the exons atggtgacgcctagaaacaaacggcttatgaagatggaagctgctttgtctgtgtgggtagaagactgcagaaaaaaaagcattgctttggatacgaacactatccgaaccaaggcgcagcaattgtacaaccgtcttgaagatgCAGATGGGGGAGACCCAG gtGAAGGCGCTGATGaccctgaagacccccagccgtcaacatcttctgcttcttcagcctcagccccagccacattcacagcaagcaaagggtggttcgataaatttcaacggcgctatggcctgaagagtgtgtcattgcacggagaagctgcctcagcagatacaggtgcagcagaaaactttgtccagcgcacgtttaaagacctaattgcagaagggggctaccttccagaacaggtgttcaacatggacgaaacaggcctgttctggaagaggatgccttcaaggactttcttgatgcaagatgaagccaaagcccctggctttaaggccatgaaagatcaagtgactttgatcatgtgcgggaatgcagcaggctttttaatgaagccagggctaatctataagtcacgaaatccaagagccctcaagaacagaaacaagaattcattgccagtgtactggatgcataatcctaaagcatggattacaaaacccctcacgcgggactggtttcaccagtgcttcatcccacaggtgcaggtgtatttggctggcaaaggacttgatttcaaagtgcttctcctaatggacaatgctggaggccatgatcacctggaacATGAAcgtgatggggtgcaagtcgaattcttgccaccaaacaccacatcgcttatccagccgatggatcaaggtgttatccgcgcatttaaggcactgtacacgcacaattctcttgcaagcattgtggaagcaatggaagctgatcaaaacttcacattgaaggcctactggcgtcagtacacaattgcatcttgtctgaagaacattcagagtgccttgacagatatgaagacacagacaatgaatgcctgctggaagaaattgtggccagaagtggtgcatgctcacaggggatttgctcccgaagaaattcaagatgctgcagtccagaactctgtgaagctggcacaggcagtgggtggagaaggcttcgttgacatgacaccagaggaagtcaatggtttgcttgatgagcatggcctaccgctgacagacaaagatctggaggagctgaccaggtcagcgagtgaagaagaggagggagctgaagaagctgaggaagaagaagatgttggcctaacgcttgagcggcttgcagaagtgaacagagctgctgcaaatctccaacgcatggtggaactttgggatccccacatgactcgctctttacaatttaaggcctcccttgacaacaccattgcaccatacagagccatgttagccaaggaaaagaaaaagcgccaacaactgcccataactatgtttgtcacgaaaaccgcgaggtctgtcacaccatcacctgcagcgtccattgtagacatggtgatagaagaagatcccgatttatcctag